ATTTCAGCATAAGAGAATCCCGCAGCAACGTAGAGTTTATAAAGGGATTTGATAAAGGACGCGATTACAGGCCTTCTTTCGACACCGATGTCTTTTAGTAGCTTTGAGTCTAAGTCAAGCGCATCTATATCATCAAAAACTTTCACCACGATTTTTTCAGATATGCTATCCACATCGCCGATTTCAACCCCTCCTTGTCGAAAAAATAAAATCTCATCGCCTTCTCTGACAGAACGAATCGCCAAATAATATTCGTACTTCACCTCATGTGGAACAAAACACTCTACGATAAAAGTATCCAATATACCTGTTATGCCATCAACCGCCACAGATTTATTCATATGTTCAAAAACCCATCGCACCACCTCGTCCCAACCTGCATTGAGCAATACTAAATTACTATTGCCTCGCCTTTTTATTAGTTGATCCGGTTTTGCAACCAGTTTGGAATTCAAAAGCCATGGATGCTCAGCTACGACAGCGTCGAGATCAGTCGCTGCGCTTAGCTGCACACAAGGATTAGCGACGAAACAATCAGTCGTTGAAAATTCCCTAAAGTGCAAATCCAAAATCTTCTTCCCATCATATTCGCGAATTGATCGACTAGCCATTTGAGATCTACCTATAAAGATTTCCAAAAAAATAAATACGCTAGCATGGATTTGCTAGGAAATCAAGAATTGTGGATAGGCTGGAAAATATACCATTTACAAAAATCCTTTTTGCAAATGGTATAACTGCGCCTTTTATTGAGCTTGTGTGCCTTTAGCGTCTGCTACGCGTGACAGCTTAGGGAAATTAGCATCCAATACGGTGTTCCATTTCGCTACATTGGCCTTTTCCTTTTCCAATAACGCTGAAACATTGCCTTCGACAACAATGCGAACGATTTTATCGCCCTGAGCAATGCCATTTACCACATCCTGACCACTAGTTACCTTGCCAAATACCGAATGCTTTCCATCAAGCCAATCCGTAGCAACATGCGTAATAAAAAACTGACTTCCATTAGTGGCTGGCCCTCTGTTCGCCATAGAAAAAACTCCTGGACCAGAATGCTTTAAAGTTGGATCAAACTCGTCCTCAAAGGAATATCCTGGACCACCAGTGCCATCGCCTTTAGGATCCCCAGTCTGAATCATAAAATTGGGGATAACGCGATGAAAAGTTATTTCGTCATAATAGCCGCGCTGCGCCAAATTGACGAAATTTGCAACAGTGCGAGGGACTTTGTCGCCAAACAACTCTCCCTTTATCGCTCCCTTTGTCGTCTCAATAGTTACCTGAATATTTGAATCCGCAAATGCCGCCATCTTTGTTACCCCTATAGCTATTACAAAAAACAATATCAAACTCGCCTTTCTCATATCATCTCCTAACAATTTTCCATAATTTCACTTAAACACTATCAACTCACAACTCCTTCTCAACCGTAACTAAAAGTCCGCTTGCGCAGCGTCACCATCTCTACCTAAACGCTTTTCTAACTGTCTCCTTACTTGCCGCAAGCGAGCAACCTCCTTTGTTAAAGGAACGGGATTCTCATCGCCAAATTTCTTGGCTAAAGCTATCTTATAATTTAACTTAGCCCTTGCCGCCTTGCGCTTCCTAACGCTTAGCCTATCAGCCATAGCGGTTGTCTTAGCTGCCTCTTGCAGGTGAACAGATAACTCTTGCATATAAAAAGAAAGTTCCGGCACATCCGCTAAACCCCTACCAATTGCCAGCAAGCGCTCTAACCTTGCCCTTTCGGCTTGCTTGCTAACCTCATCGCTCTCGAGCTCGGCCAATCTAGTCTTAAGCATTATGATGTTATCTACGCCCGCTATGCGCGAAGCATCTTCTCGCACTTCATTCAAACTCTCCTCTAACTCAGACATCTGATATTGAGCAAGGTTTAGCAATGAATTAAGATCTGCTACTGCCGCCTCTACTGCCTCAATTCCCTTATAATTAGACAGTAGTTCGGCCATGCTCCACTCGACAACTGGGGTGGCTGCAAACTGAGACTGCTCCCCTACAAAGAAAAAGGTAAAGCGAAGTATAGCTCCCATCTTATTTGCTATTACCGATGGCAAAATGGCTCCCACTTGAAAATACTTCCTCCCAAGCTTAGAACCTTTGCCAAGATCCTTTTCAATAAAAACGGCCGGAAAATGCTTAACCTCTCCGCCTTCAATTAACAGAAAAGCTTTAATCGGAACAAATGACAAAAACACGTCCTGATCTACGACATAGTTAGATGGCTCAGATTTTATCTGAGCTACAGTAACAGCACTTTTATCGCCTTGTTCCTGAGCCGCGACAAAAAACCCTTGCAGGCAAACTACATGCACGACAAAAAAAAGCCTCACTAATGCTAAGGCATACCTAGTCCAAGCGTTTGCGTTCCCAATTAGCGTTAGTAGCTTCACAAAAAAAATATGCCTCATCACCCTCCCAACAGCTTATTCCAAAATGATTTTTTCTCCTCTGCCGGACCGGTTTCTCCTGGCGCCTCCGGCTTAGCAGATTCCTCGCTCTGATGCTCAAGTTCTTTTTCTAGTTCCTCTATTTTTCTCTTCTCGGCTGCAATTTCGCCATAGAGAACTTGAATGTTCGCTGCAATTCTATATCGCTTTTCCAGCGCGCTGAGATCAATGGAGGAGCCTGCACCACTTGCCCCGAGCTCGCCAAAGCCACTAGCCTCATCATCTGTTTGCCAGTTAGCCATATACCATCTCTGCTCCCGCTCGGCGACGCGACGGGCCAAGGCAATTGATTTTCCTCGCTTTGTAATTCTCTCAAGCAAACTCAGTTCACTTATTAAGCCGTTAATCTGCTTGTCGAGCTCGTCCCGGCGGGAAGACACGTCGCGAACTTCTGTCTCCAACTTAGCAACTTGTTCACTTGCCTTTGCGCGAAGAGTATCCTCATCGGTGACTACTCGAGTTAATTTTTCCTTTTTTCTCTTTATCCTTTCTATAACATTTGCTGTTTTGGTAGCTCTACGCCTCAACCAACTAAGTTGCACCTTGCTCTCTAACCATTTACGAAACTCCTCCTCGGAAACACTTAATCCGCTAGGTTCATTTACAACGCCACTCTGAGTAATTGGCCTGATTCGCCAGCTACCGATGCGTTTTCCTGCGAAATCTACATTTCCGGTATATCCGCCCTCCTCTAGCGCGCCAGTTAATAGGAACTTTCTTCCTTCGCTCATTAACGCAACTGGCTTATAATGGTCGGTGCTACCCTGAACGTCCTTGCCGTTAATTCGATCAGTGCCCACTTCAAAAGGAACTAGCTGCGGAACCCAACCAGGATTGAAAATAACCATTAGTAAGGCTGAGGCATTAAAAGCTTTCTCAACGTAAAATGTTTGAAACTTATTTTTTGCAGTCGTAATCCCAGATATCTCGCCGGCATAAGTGCCATCGGGTAAGGCCGGAAACGT
This window of the Deltaproteobacteria bacterium genome carries:
- a CDS encoding peptidylprolyl isomerase codes for the protein MRKASLILFFVIAIGVTKMAAFADSNIQVTIETTKGAIKGELFGDKVPRTVANFVNLAQRGYYDEITFHRVIPNFMIQTGDPKGDGTGGPGYSFEDEFDPTLKHSGPGVFSMANRGPATNGSQFFITHVATDWLDGKHSVFGKVTSGQDVVNGIAQGDKIVRIVVEGNVSALLEKEKANVAKWNTVLDANFPKLSRVADAKGTQAQ